A window from Gasterosteus aculeatus chromosome 14, fGasAcu3.hap1.1, whole genome shotgun sequence encodes these proteins:
- the camkk2 gene encoding calcium/calmodulin-dependent protein kinase kinase 2 isoform X2, with product MFPCHVTPWPPAEPPASRGHAPPAPPSQPMPDLLCSCPAPPLNAHSETPSPDPMESLIVVTEYEAGPEEVEEMDSSETPEPASSAVASSRTPSCDLLSHTFGRSEALRPGSREQRGRLNMSDRKLSLQERSQTSTSPCGSPGVNGRHIYPSLPYSPITSPHSSPRLPRRPTVESHSVSITDLQDCVQLNQYKLKDEIGKGSYGVVKLAYNEDDNTYYAMKVLSKKRLMRQAGFPRRPPPRGAKADPEGPPQLKGPLERVYQEIAILKKLDHSNVVKLVEVLDDPSEDHLYMVFELVKKGAVMEVPAEKPFSEDQSRFYFQDLLRGIEYLHYQRIIHRDVKPSNLLVGEDGHIKIADFGVSNQFEGTDALLTSTVGTPAFLAPEALSETRKNFSGKALDVWAMGVTLYCFVFGVCPFMDERIVTLHQKIKTQPVELPERADISDDLKDLLLKMLDKNPETRISIPQIKLHPWVTRNGAEPLPPEDDNCCLLIEVTEEEVENSVKHIPSLATVIMVRTMLRKRSFGNPFDLGRKDDRNSLCAAGQTLRKQESGEGMRSLDLPYVGEDEALS from the exons ATGTTTCCTTGCCATGTGACCCCCTGGCCCCCCGCTGAGCCGCCTGCGTCGCGCGGTCACGCGCCCCCAGCGCCGCCCTCACAGCCCATGCCCGATCTGCTGTGCAGCTGTCCCGCTCCGCCTTTGAACGCCCACTCGGAGACGCCCTCCCCCGACCCCATGGAGTCGCTCATCGTGGTCACGGAGTACGAGGCCGGGCCGGAGGAG GTAGAAGAAATGGACAGTTCTGAGACCCCCGAGCCGGCCTCCTCTGCGGTGGCATCTTCCCGGACTCCCTCCTGCGACCTGCTGTCCCACACATTTGGCCGGTCGGAGGCTCTGCGACCCGGGAGCCGCGAGCAGAGGGGAAGATTAAACATGTCGGACCGGAAACTATCTCTGCAGGAGCGCTCGCAAACCTCGACGTCCCCCTGCGGCTCCCCGGGAGTCAACGGGCGCCACATTTACCCGTCGCTACCCTACTCGCCCATCACATCGCCCCACTCCTCTCCGCGCTTGCCCCGCCGGCCCACCGTGGAGTCCCACAGCGTTTCCATCACAGACCTCCAG GATTGCGTCCAACTCAACCAGTACAAGCTGAAGGATGAGATCGGAAAG GGCTCGTACGGTGTCGTCAAGCTGGCGTACAACGAGGATGACAATACGTACTAC GCGATGAAGGTGTTGTCCAAGAAGCGGCTGATGAGGCAGGCAGGCTTCCCGC GGAGACCCCCCCCTCGCGGAGCCAAGGCAGACCCTGAGGGTCCCCCTCAGCTCAAAGGGCCCCTGGAGCGGGTGTACCAGGAGATTGCCATCCTGAAAAAGCTGGACCACTCTAACGTGGTGAAACTAGTGGAG GTTTTGGACGACCCCAGTGAGGACCATCTGTACATGG TATTCGAGCTGGTCAAGAAAGG AGCTGTGATGGAGGTGCCGGCAGAAAAACCTTTCAGTGAGGACCAGTCACGCTTTTACTTCCAAGATCTGCTCCGGGGAATCGAGTACT TACACTACCAGAGGATCATCCACCGAGACGTCAAACCGTCCAACCTGTTAGTGGGAGAAGACGGACACATCAAGATAGCAGACTTCGGCGTCAGTAACCAGTTTGAGGGGACTGACGCGCTCCTCACCAGCACAGTGGGGACCCCTGCGTTCCTGGCCCCCGAAGCGCTCTCTGAGACCAGAAAGAACTTCTCTGGGAAG GCGTTGGATGTTTGGGCCATGGGGGTGACGCTCTACTGCTTCGTCTTTGGAGTG TGTCCCTTCATGGACGAGCGCATCGTTACTCTTCACCAGAAAATCAAGACCCAACCTGTGGAGTTACCTGAGCG TGCTGACATCTCCGACGATCTCAAAGATTTGTTGCTGAAGATGCTGGACAAGAATCCAGAGACCAGAATATCAATCCCACAGATTAAG CTGCACCCGTGGGTGACGAGGAACGGTGCCGAGCCGCTTCCTCCTGAGGACGACAACTGTTGTTTGCTGATCGAGGTGAccgaagaggaggtggagaactCTGTGAAACACATCCCCAGTCTGGCTACCGTG ATCATGGTGAGAACCATGCTGAGGAAGCGCTCCTTCGGGAACCCCTTTGATTTGGGCCGTAAAGACGACCGCAACAGCTTGTGTGCAGCAGGGCAAACGCTCAG GAAACAAGAGAGCGGCGAGGGCATGAGGAGCCTGGACCTGCCCTACGTGGGGGAAGACGAGGCGCTCTCCTGA
- the camkk2 gene encoding calcium/calmodulin-dependent protein kinase kinase 2 isoform X1 — MFPCHVTPWPPAEPPASRGHAPPAPPSQPMPDLLCSCPAPPLNAHSETPSPDPMESLIVVTEYEAGPEEVEEMDSSETPEPASSAVASSRTPSCDLLSHTFGRSEALRPGSREQRGRLNMSDRKLSLQERSQTSTSPCGSPGVNGRHIYPSLPYSPITSPHSSPRLPRRPTVESHSVSITDLQDCVQLNQYKLKDEIGKGSYGVVKLAYNEDDNTYYAMKVLSKKRLMRQAGFPRRPPPRGAKADPEGPPQLKGPLERVYQEIAILKKLDHSNVVKLVEVLDDPSEDHLYMVFELVKKGAVMEVPAEKPFSEDQSRFYFQDLLRGIEYLHYQRIIHRDVKPSNLLVGEDGHIKIADFGVSNQFEGTDALLTSTVGTPAFLAPEALSETRKNFSGKALDVWAMGVTLYCFVFGVCPFMDERIVTLHQKIKTQPVELPERADISDDLKDLLLKMLDKNPETRISIPQIKLHPWVTRNGAEPLPPEDDNCCLLIEVTEEEVENSVKHIPSLATVIMVRTMLRKRSFGNPFDLGRKDDRNSLCAAGQTLRKGRAGNVRYCYIHCNQRRKQESGEGMRSLDLPYVGEDEALS, encoded by the exons ATGTTTCCTTGCCATGTGACCCCCTGGCCCCCCGCTGAGCCGCCTGCGTCGCGCGGTCACGCGCCCCCAGCGCCGCCCTCACAGCCCATGCCCGATCTGCTGTGCAGCTGTCCCGCTCCGCCTTTGAACGCCCACTCGGAGACGCCCTCCCCCGACCCCATGGAGTCGCTCATCGTGGTCACGGAGTACGAGGCCGGGCCGGAGGAG GTAGAAGAAATGGACAGTTCTGAGACCCCCGAGCCGGCCTCCTCTGCGGTGGCATCTTCCCGGACTCCCTCCTGCGACCTGCTGTCCCACACATTTGGCCGGTCGGAGGCTCTGCGACCCGGGAGCCGCGAGCAGAGGGGAAGATTAAACATGTCGGACCGGAAACTATCTCTGCAGGAGCGCTCGCAAACCTCGACGTCCCCCTGCGGCTCCCCGGGAGTCAACGGGCGCCACATTTACCCGTCGCTACCCTACTCGCCCATCACATCGCCCCACTCCTCTCCGCGCTTGCCCCGCCGGCCCACCGTGGAGTCCCACAGCGTTTCCATCACAGACCTCCAG GATTGCGTCCAACTCAACCAGTACAAGCTGAAGGATGAGATCGGAAAG GGCTCGTACGGTGTCGTCAAGCTGGCGTACAACGAGGATGACAATACGTACTAC GCGATGAAGGTGTTGTCCAAGAAGCGGCTGATGAGGCAGGCAGGCTTCCCGC GGAGACCCCCCCCTCGCGGAGCCAAGGCAGACCCTGAGGGTCCCCCTCAGCTCAAAGGGCCCCTGGAGCGGGTGTACCAGGAGATTGCCATCCTGAAAAAGCTGGACCACTCTAACGTGGTGAAACTAGTGGAG GTTTTGGACGACCCCAGTGAGGACCATCTGTACATGG TATTCGAGCTGGTCAAGAAAGG AGCTGTGATGGAGGTGCCGGCAGAAAAACCTTTCAGTGAGGACCAGTCACGCTTTTACTTCCAAGATCTGCTCCGGGGAATCGAGTACT TACACTACCAGAGGATCATCCACCGAGACGTCAAACCGTCCAACCTGTTAGTGGGAGAAGACGGACACATCAAGATAGCAGACTTCGGCGTCAGTAACCAGTTTGAGGGGACTGACGCGCTCCTCACCAGCACAGTGGGGACCCCTGCGTTCCTGGCCCCCGAAGCGCTCTCTGAGACCAGAAAGAACTTCTCTGGGAAG GCGTTGGATGTTTGGGCCATGGGGGTGACGCTCTACTGCTTCGTCTTTGGAGTG TGTCCCTTCATGGACGAGCGCATCGTTACTCTTCACCAGAAAATCAAGACCCAACCTGTGGAGTTACCTGAGCG TGCTGACATCTCCGACGATCTCAAAGATTTGTTGCTGAAGATGCTGGACAAGAATCCAGAGACCAGAATATCAATCCCACAGATTAAG CTGCACCCGTGGGTGACGAGGAACGGTGCCGAGCCGCTTCCTCCTGAGGACGACAACTGTTGTTTGCTGATCGAGGTGAccgaagaggaggtggagaactCTGTGAAACACATCCCCAGTCTGGCTACCGTG ATCATGGTGAGAACCATGCTGAGGAAGCGCTCCTTCGGGAACCCCTTTGATTTGGGCCGTAAAGACGACCGCAACAGCTTGTGTGCAGCAGGGCAAACGCTCAG GAAAGGCAGAGCAGGCAATGTGAGGTACTGCTACATTCATTGTAACCAAAGAAG GAAACAAGAGAGCGGCGAGGGCATGAGGAGCCTGGACCTGCCCTACGTGGGGGAAGACGAGGCGCTCTCCTGA
- the LOC120831813 gene encoding homeodomain-interacting protein kinase 2-like: MLLSYQREMDLQSSGSQTGSDEPEVRPRTVLRGETGNYELRRFRFNGCFSNVAECKEVGTGDAVVIKIFKKRAPGSLEPNKELAMLKRIRGLDQENIVRFLGDFQHIGHTCLTFEMLDKNLHELLKERIGNRLPLLQIRPIAKQLLSALQSLKTAGIIHTSIKPNNIMVTREKPLRVKLIDFGSAVAAAEVERGVIMQPIAYRSPDVILGLPVSEAVDVWSLGAVLATMYLGSLPFPQRCQYHQVKTMVETLGQPEDKLLSDGAYTHLYFSRNQDSTAPSWRLNVRCPVSHCLINICNGATRVADREAY; this comes from the exons atgTTGCTGTCCTATCAGAGAGAGATGGACCTGCAGTCATCAGGGAGTCAAACAG GTTCTGACGAACCGGAGGTGCGACCCCGGACCGTGCTGCGCGGCGAGACCGGCAACTACGAGCTTCGCCGCTTCAGGTTCAATGGCTGCTTCAGCAACGTCGCCGAATGCAAAGAGGTCGGCACCGGAGACGCCGTGGTCATTAAAATCTTCAAAAAGAGAGCCCCCGGTTCTCTTGAGCCGAACAAAGAG TTGGCTATGCTGAAAAGGATCCGTGGTCTCGATCAAGAAAACATTGTTCGGTTCTTGGGGGACTTCCAACACATAGGGCACACCTGCCTCACTTTTGAAATGTTGGACAAGAATCTGCATGAGCTTCTGAAGGAGAGGATCGGCAACCGACTACCTCTTCTGCAAATCAGACCCATCGCGAAGCAG ctgctcaGCGCGCTGCAGTCCCTGAAGACCGCCGGCATCATTCATACCAGCATCAAGCCCAACAACATCATGGTGACGAGGGAAAAGCCCCTCAGAGTCAAACTCATTGACTTTGGTTCGGCCGTTGCAGCTGCTGAAGTCGAGCGAGGTGTGATCATGCAGCCTATCGCATACAG GTCTCCGGATGTTATTCTGGGCCTTCCCGTCTCAGAAGCGGTAGACGTGTGGTCTCTGGGTGCTGTTTTGGCGACCATGTACCTTGGTAGCCTGCCATTTCCTCAGAGGTGCCAGTATCACCAG GTGAAAACCATGGTGGAGACGCTGGGTCAGCCGGAGGACAAACTTCTAAGCGACGGCGCCTACACGCATCTCTACTTCAGCCGTAACCAGGACTCTACAGCGCCGTCGTGGAGGCTTAACGTACGTTGTCCTGTGTCGCACTGCCTCATAAATATATGTAACGGCGCAACTCGTGTAGCTGATAGAGAAGcgtattaa